In a genomic window of Mycoplasma iguanae:
- a CDS encoding leucine-rich repeat protein, with protein sequence MKKTRLIKLFSAIGVVTTPIVVAVSCSGNEEFFKNSLTEETKSQWMKDIDLEKRTFTLDLSSFTQLKSIRVTKVNLAAFPFTHVVKTGEGDNAESTIYLLSVNKIIFPSNLEEIGPRTFHGGALETHITELVFAPDSKLKTIGEFAFLNQKIKSLTLPNSVENIGKQSFAFNEIETLVYNPTKGTIAEEAFWGNKIANKPTFSSEVKQGKNIF encoded by the coding sequence ATGAAAAAAACACGATTAATTAAATTATTTTCTGCAATTGGAGTTGTAACTACGCCTATAGTTGTTGCTGTATCATGCAGTGGTAATGAAGAATTTTTTAAAAATTCTTTAACAGAAGAAACTAAATCACAGTGAATGAAAGATATTGATTTAGAAAAAAGAACTTTTACTTTAGATTTATCTTCTTTTACACAATTAAAAAGCATCCGGGTAACAAAAGTAAATTTAGCTGCTTTTCCTTTTACACATGTAGTAAAAACTGGAGAAGGTGATAATGCAGAGTCTACTATTTATCTTTTAAGTGTTAACAAAATTATTTTTCCATCAAATCTAGAAGAAATTGGCCCTAGAACTTTCCATGGTGGAGCTTTAGAAACACATATTACTGAATTAGTATTTGCTCCAGATAGCAAATTAAAAACTATTGGTGAGTTTGCTTTTCTAAATCAAAAAATTAAAAGTTTAACTTTACCAAATTCTGTTGAAAATATCGGAAAACAATCATTTGCATTTAATGAGATAGAAACCTTAGTTTATAATCCAACTAAAGGAACAATTGCTGAAGAAGCTTTCTGAGGTAATAAGATTGCTAATAAACCAACTTTTTCATCTGAAGTAAAACAAGGAAAAAATATTTTCTAA
- the uvrB gene encoding excinuclease ABC subunit UvrB — translation MYKLVSNYHPSGDQPKAIEQLVKGINEKKQHQVLLGVTGSGKTFTIANVIAQTNRSVLVLSHNKTLASQLYSELKEFFPENKVEYFVSNFDYYRPEAYLPRKDVYVEKTSKTNMDLEAMRMSSLNSLLSYPNTIVVSSVAAIYGALNPAEYRDNFYHIETGMVINRQEFFLSLTKINYQRNDIDLVPGTFGAKGDVVEIAPGWTAEYILRIEFFGDEIESISKIEPLTKNVIKRYKNYLIYPASAYTAKQTTMEKAIKTIYEELVERLDQFQKEGKLLEKQRLEERTKNDIDSIQEFGFCSGIENYSRHMDGRQKGERPYTLLDYLPKDALIIIDESHITIPQIGGMYAGDYSRKKNLVDYGFRLPSALDNRPLTFEEFEKFDFQRIYISATPADFELDKTAGEIVSQIIRPTGLLDPIIEIHPTLNQFENIFDRLQEQKQKKERTLILTSTKRVAEELAKALQEKNQKVAYIHSEHKTFERNEILRKLRKGIHDAVIGINLLREGIDLPEVSLILVLDADKEGFLRSKKSLIQIAGRAARNDHGKVIFYADKITKAMQDAIDDNQYKRKIQQEYNEKHHIIPQTIIKPIAEPIQGHDITNSVNFFLESGKAKKKNKKEFEKLLDSLRKQMNEAAKNKEFERAIELRDTIIELEVENS, via the coding sequence ATGTATAAATTAGTATCCAACTATCATCCTTCAGGTGATCAGCCTAAAGCTATTGAACAATTAGTTAAGGGAATTAATGAAAAAAAACAACACCAAGTATTGCTTGGTGTGACAGGTAGTGGAAAAACTTTTACTATTGCAAATGTAATAGCACAAACAAATAGATCTGTGCTAGTTTTATCTCATAATAAAACTCTAGCTTCACAGTTGTATTCAGAATTAAAAGAGTTTTTTCCAGAAAACAAAGTGGAATATTTTGTTTCTAATTTTGATTACTATCGACCTGAAGCTTATTTGCCTCGAAAAGATGTTTATGTAGAAAAAACTTCTAAAACTAATATGGATTTAGAGGCAATGCGAATGTCTTCTCTTAATTCATTACTTTCATATCCCAATACAATTGTGGTTTCCTCTGTAGCTGCCATTTATGGGGCTTTAAATCCAGCAGAATATCGTGATAATTTTTATCACATTGAAACAGGAATGGTTATTAATCGTCAGGAATTTTTTTTAAGTTTAACTAAGATTAATTATCAAAGAAATGATATTGATTTAGTTCCAGGAACTTTTGGAGCTAAAGGTGATGTTGTCGAAATAGCACCCGGATGAACTGCAGAGTACATTTTAAGAATTGAGTTTTTTGGAGATGAAATCGAATCAATTTCCAAAATTGAACCATTAACTAAAAATGTTATTAAAAGATACAAAAATTATTTAATTTACCCTGCTAGTGCTTATACTGCTAAACAAACCACAATGGAGAAAGCTATTAAAACTATTTATGAAGAACTAGTTGAAAGACTAGATCAATTTCAAAAAGAAGGAAAATTGCTTGAAAAGCAAAGACTAGAAGAAAGAACTAAAAATGATATTGATTCAATACAAGAATTTGGTTTTTGTAGTGGCATTGAAAATTATTCAAGACATATGGATGGTCGTCAAAAAGGCGAAAGACCTTACACCCTTTTAGATTATTTACCTAAAGATGCACTAATTATTATTGACGAATCACACATTACAATTCCCCAAATTGGAGGAATGTATGCAGGAGATTATTCCAGAAAGAAAAATCTTGTAGATTATGGTTTTCGTTTACCTTCAGCTTTAGATAATCGCCCCTTAACTTTTGAGGAATTTGAAAAATTTGATTTTCAAAGAATTTATATTTCTGCTACTCCAGCAGATTTTGAATTAGATAAAACTGCTGGAGAAATTGTTTCGCAAATTATTCGTCCTACAGGATTATTAGATCCTATCATTGAAATACATCCGACATTGAATCAATTTGAAAATATCTTTGATAGACTCCAAGAACAAAAACAGAAAAAAGAACGAACTTTAATTTTAACTTCCACAAAAAGAGTAGCTGAAGAATTAGCTAAAGCATTACAAGAAAAAAATCAAAAAGTAGCTTATATTCATTCAGAACATAAAACTTTTGAACGTAATGAAATTTTAAGAAAATTACGTAAAGGAATTCATGATGCAGTGATTGGAATTAACCTTTTAAGAGAAGGAATAGATTTACCTGAAGTTTCATTAATTTTAGTTTTAGATGCTGATAAAGAAGGATTTTTAAGATCAAAAAAATCATTAATTCAGATTGCTGGTCGTGCAGCCAGAAATGATCATGGAAAAGTAATTTTTTATGCTGATAAAATAACAAAAGCAATGCAAGATGCTATTGATGATAATCAGTATAAAAGAAAAATTCAACAAGAATACAATGAAAAACATCATATTATTCCCCAAACAATTATTAAACCAATTGCTGAACCAATTCAAGGGCATGATATTACTAATTCAGTTAATTTCTTTTTAGAAAGCGGTAAAGCTAAAAAGAAAAATAAAAAAGAATTTGAAAAATTATTAGATAGTTTACGCAAACAAATGAATGAAGCAGCTAAAAATAAAGAGTTTGAACGAGCAATCGAATTACGTGATACTATTATTGAACTAGAAGTGGAAAATTCATAA
- a CDS encoding potassium channel family protein translates to MAVIKKKAQKNTGSICVIGGGRFGQAVINTLNRLKRNVVLIDDNSETTQFLSNTVDSVFLADASDINALTAIGVQDFDTVIIAVSDNIEIVAALIEIGVKNIIARSKNPRHSRVLRHIGANVIIRPEEEAGEKAALIATNNNHIMYTELLTEVGGGFYIASVKIDNPKYIDSPLKKINFGKLGVSIVFIKRKNRSFLPDGKTKLKSGDTVSFIGEIDDITNCLNLVNTKIKEEILENEVKKKEFINS, encoded by the coding sequence ATGGCAGTAATTAAGAAAAAAGCACAAAAAAACACAGGTAGTATTTGTGTTATTGGTGGTGGACGCTTTGGACAAGCTGTAATTAACACACTAAATAGATTAAAAAGAAATGTTGTTTTAATTGATGATAATAGTGAAACAACACAATTTCTTTCTAATACTGTTGATTCTGTATTTTTGGCAGATGCTTCTGATATTAACGCTTTAACTGCTATCGGTGTACAGGATTTTGACACAGTAATTATTGCTGTAAGTGATAATATTGAAATTGTGGCAGCTTTAATTGAAATTGGTGTAAAAAACATTATTGCTCGTTCAAAAAATCCGCGCCATAGTCGTGTTCTACGTCACATTGGTGCCAATGTTATTATTAGACCTGAAGAAGAAGCGGGAGAAAAAGCTGCTTTAATTGCAACTAATAATAACCACATTATGTATACAGAATTACTAACAGAAGTAGGTGGCGGTTTTTATATTGCTAGTGTTAAAATTGATAATCCTAAATATATCGACTCTCCACTGAAAAAAATTAATTTTGGTAAATTAGGTGTTTCAATTGTTTTTATTAAAAGAAAGAATCGTTCTTTCTTACCTGATGGAAAAACAAAATTAAAATCAGGAGATACAGTAAGTTTTATTGGTGAAATTGATGATATTACTAACTGTTTAAACTTAGTTAATACTAAAATTAAAGAAGAAATTCTTGAAAATGAAGTGAAGAAAAAAGAATTTATTAATAGTTAA
- a CDS encoding TrkH family potassium uptake protein, whose amino-acid sequence MKFYFLESFKKKISRIIKIFNKTNHSLRFNYQRKISKIKWVFIIYFIITISGSLILYSQSAQKEGVSVSYVDALFTSASAFSDTGLTIHPTAHTWTSFGQSIIAILILVGGIGFFALKVYFVNWLFGKKISIFQRNILNVERGSIKVGSTRKIIIVSINILFVFILVSTLVLTFFFYFAEGNFANEPDLISPRYNFLESLKFAVFHSITSLNNAGFDIMGANSIAPYYHSYFLQSWLAILFIFGGIGYPVIYDLYNLVYHKLFLKKEYKISLFSKISISMYFIVAIIGLSLIYAFELTSTDPNSFWNIQKGDPNYWNYDYGSKSDKVFALFFASIATRSAGFYTIDPYNLTSPSLLVMTILMVIGASPSSTGGGIRTTTLAILFLGLWAKMSSKPSVRVFKRKISNDTVINSFIILILSMLLLIFGTMIVFSSSISQFNNMDIGKLQTSIDLSNPEKRVFNMIHVLFEVASAFGTTGISLGVSPLLNISSKLTLIIIMFIGQLGISSTILIWSKHNSRSLKFDYPEEEVLIG is encoded by the coding sequence ATGAAATTTTACTTTTTAGAAAGTTTTAAAAAGAAAATTAGTCGAATTATTAAGATATTTAATAAAACTAATCATTCACTTCGCTTTAATTATCAGCGAAAAATTAGTAAAATAAAATGAGTATTCATTATTTATTTTATTATCACAATCAGTGGTTCGTTAATTCTCTACAGTCAGTCTGCTCAAAAAGAAGGAGTTAGTGTTTCTTATGTAGATGCCTTATTTACTTCTGCTAGTGCCTTTAGTGATACAGGTTTAACAATCCATCCTACAGCGCATACTTGAACCAGTTTTGGTCAAAGCATTATTGCTATTTTAATATTAGTGGGTGGAATTGGTTTTTTTGCCTTAAAAGTTTATTTTGTAAACTGATTATTTGGTAAAAAAATTTCCATTTTTCAGCGAAATATTTTAAACGTAGAACGCGGCAGTATTAAAGTTGGTTCAACGAGAAAAATTATTATTGTTTCAATTAATATATTATTTGTTTTTATTTTAGTTTCAACTCTTGTTTTAACATTTTTCTTTTACTTTGCAGAAGGAAATTTTGCAAATGAACCAGATTTAATTTCACCAAGATACAATTTTTTAGAGTCACTAAAATTTGCTGTCTTTCACTCAATTACTTCTTTAAATAATGCAGGATTTGATATTATGGGAGCGAATTCTATTGCTCCTTATTATCATTCTTATTTTTTACAAAGCTGATTAGCAATTCTTTTTATTTTTGGAGGAATTGGATACCCTGTAATTTATGATTTATACAATTTGGTATATCATAAATTATTTCTAAAAAAAGAATACAAAATTTCATTATTTAGTAAAATCAGTATTTCGATGTATTTTATTGTTGCTATTATCGGTTTAAGTTTAATATATGCCTTTGAATTAACTTCTACAGATCCAAATAGTTTTTGAAATATTCAAAAGGGTGATCCTAATTATTGAAATTATGATTATGGATCAAAATCAGACAAAGTCTTTGCATTATTTTTTGCTTCAATTGCGACACGAAGTGCAGGATTTTATACAATTGATCCATATAATTTAACATCACCTTCATTATTAGTTATGACCATTTTAATGGTAATCGGTGCTTCACCTTCTTCAACAGGTGGAGGAATTAGAACAACAACATTAGCAATTTTATTTTTAGGGCTTTGAGCAAAAATGTCTTCTAAACCTAGTGTCCGTGTTTTCAAAAGAAAAATTTCCAATGATACAGTTATTAACTCATTTATTATTTTAATTCTGTCTATGCTACTTTTAATTTTCGGCACAATGATCGTTTTTTCTTCTTCAATATCACAATTTAATAATATGGATATAGGAAAATTACAAACATCTATTGATTTATCAAACCCAGAAAAGCGCGTATTTAACATGATTCATGTTCTATTTGAAGTAGCTTCTGCTTTTGGAACGACGGGAATTTCACTCGGTGTTTCTCCTTTATTAAATATTTCTTCAAAATTAACTTTAATTATTATTATGTTTATTGGACAACTAGGTATTTCTTCAACTATCTTGATTTGATCAAAACATAACAGCCGTTCATTAAAATTTGACTATCCTGAAGAAGAAGTTTTAATAGGTTAA